Proteins encoded by one window of Lathyrus oleraceus cultivar Zhongwan6 chromosome 1, CAAS_Psat_ZW6_1.0, whole genome shotgun sequence:
- the LOC127136995 gene encoding protein CHLOROPLAST IMPORT APPARATUS 2, which yields MSSSLSGGTNALNFNVVKSSSSTLTSLTSSSNSPSSTLAISEPSNNISQSAIRTKRPRTNRKRPNQKYNEAAELLSEAYPNLFRNLKKLQPPCKLTKPLITECYNNDFFEPLLLPFSDFDYANSFLIQSKSASQTEFFSVSEKQVSEEIVVNPGEVLECDSGEGFDCKSMLDDETEEGIDSIIGTRVEDSAGNSGGDREGGLCYGGERLNPWFGGYGRRFGVTSALRRVGGVNLMNFAMVDVLEISKMPVVASTVPATEKKKLRKKEIVERRNSSLALPLRLKLNYEDVRSLWSARGSPFSR from the coding sequence ATGAGTTCAAGTTTAAGCGGAGGAACCAATGCATTGAATTTCAATGTAGTCAAATCCTCTTCATCCACATTGACTTCACTTACTTCTTCTTCTAATTCTCCTTCCTCAACTTTAGCTATCTCCGAACCTAGCAATAACATATCCCAAAGCGCAATCCGAACCAAAAGACCCCGAACCAATCGAAAGAGACCGAACCAAAAATATAACGAAGCCGCTGAATTACTTTCCGAAGCGTATCCGAACCTATTTCGTAACCTAAAGAAATTACAACCACCGTGCAAACTTACCAAACCGCTTATAACAGAATGTTATAACAACGATTTTTTTGAACCGTTGTTATTGCCGTTCAGTGATTTCGATTATGCAAACTCTTTTTTGATTCAGAGTAAAAGCGCTTCTCAAACGGAGTTTTTCAGCGTTTCAGAGAAGCAGGTTTCGGAAGAGATAGTGGTCAATCCCGGTGAAGTACTGGAATGCGATTCTGGAGAGGGTTTCGATTGTAAATCGATGTTGGATGATGAAACCGAGGAAGGGATTGATAGTATTATCGGGACTAGGGTTGAGGATTCCGCCGGTAACAGCGGCGGAGATAGAGAGGGAGGTTTGTGTTACGGCGGCGAGAGACTGAATCCTTGGTTTGGAGGTTATGGCAGGAGATTCGGTGTGACGAGTGCTCTTCGCCGCGTCGGAGGTGTTAATTTGATGAATTTTGCTATGGTTGACGTACTTGAAATCTCGAAGATGCCGGTGGTGGCGAGTACTGTTCCGGCGACTGAGAAAAAGAAGCTGAGGAAGAAAGAAATCGTGGAGCGTAGGAATTCGAGTTTGGCTCTACCGCTGCGGTTGAAACTGAATTACGAAGATGTTCGGAGTTTGTGGTCGGCACGGGGTTCACCGTTTAGCCGGTGA
- the LOC127137003 gene encoding pathogenesis-related homeodomain protein, producing MRDTEKLNNRGSTKAGNSKEHIKLKVDSPQIKRSSTKSQGKKRKLKSKSHKLRGSTNGLAKTAIDSSVKAPNNNSSNKRLIIRQNLHKTDRSSEQVQPTIKIQGGKNSPNNDREGEKNVDQETNIQKRKRRRRKKKRQRLNEDLDDTSRLQRRTRNLLIRMKLEQNLIDAYSGEGWKGQSREKIRPEKELQRAKKQIIKCKLSIRDAIRQLDSLSSVGSIEGSVIATDGSVYHEHIFCANCKMREAFPDNDIILCDGTCNRAFHQRCLDPPLDTENIPPGDQGWFCKFCECKIEILEATNAHLGTRFSLDSTWQDVFKEEAAIPDGDTGLLNQEEEWPSDDPEDDDYNPEMKEDSHGGNNTDGNDDNASDDSSSSGSMWSLNGECSLLDEGLEYYSVSHGHIDSDESGEIACGRRQRTAVDYRKLYDEMFGKDAQYEQVSEDEDWGPGKRPRTEKESDAVNTLMTLHEIENTHPNNENKHPNNENNFRIRGNSSGIKRPCFRIPHDAVEKLRQVFAENELPPKSVKDALSKELGLDGAKVNKWFKNARYTALKTRKYREGGKQIQSFTSKTSKDCTSQQVQEDGILKPKVKKITVIRSVKKCENVTGKEKTKASSSLLKKKKPEIPPPSRENGNKDSVEDNGDVSLMELLKERKKKVTFAFEGDTEEAELELERLTKLKMKVDRLKQRLTQVQKYRSKGSEDEVCLNEPSIIYVPVAELREKVK from the exons ATGCGGGATACTGAGAAGTTAAATAACCGAGGATCTACAAAAGCCGGTAACTCGAAGGAACATATCAAGTTAAAGGTAGATTCACCGCAAATCAAAAGAAGCAGCACGAAAAGCCAAGGGAAGAAACGGAAACTGAAATCAAAATCTCATAAACTCAGAGGTTCCACAAATGGGTTGGCAAAAACAGCTATTGATTCTTCTGTCAAGGCGCCAAACAACAATTCTTCAAATAAAAGATTGATTATTCGACAAAATCTACATAAAACTGATAGGAGTTCGGAACAGGTTCAGCCTACGATAAAGATACAAGGAGGAAAAAATTCTCCGAATAATGATAGGGAAGGCGAGAAAAATGTTGATCAAGAGACAAATATTCAAAAAcggaagagaagaagaagaaaaaagaaaagacaAAGACTTAACGAAGATCTTGATGACACTTCGCGGCTTCAGAGAAGAACAAGGAATCTGTTAATCAGAATGAAGCTAGAGCAGAACCTTATTGATGCTTACTCAGGAGAAGGTTGGAAAGGTCAGAGTCGAGAGAAGATTAGGCCGGAAAAGGAGCTACAAAGAGCAAAGAAGCAGATTATAAAATGCAAGCTTAGTATCCGCGATGCCATTCGCCAGCTAGATTCTCTAAGTTCAGTTGGTAGCATCGAAGGTTCTGTTATTGCTACAGATGGATCTGTTTATCATGAACATATATTCTGTGCGAATTGCAAGATGCGTGAAGCTTTTCCAGATAATGATATTATACTCTGCGACGGCACATGCAACCGCGCGTTTCACCAAAGGTGTCTTGATCCTCCTTTGGATACTGAAAACA TTCCTCCCGGAGATCAAGGCTGGTTTTGCAAGTTTTGTGAATGTAAGATAGAAATACTCGAGGCCACAAACGCGCATCTCGGGACTCGTTTCTCCTTAGACAGTACTTGGCAG GATGTATTCAAGGAAGAAGCTGCTATTCCTGATGGTGACACGGGATTACTAAACCAAGAAGAAGAATGGCCCTCAGATGATCCTGAAGACGATGACTATAATCCAGAGATGAAAGAAGATAGCCACGGTGGCAACAACACAGATGGAAATGATGATAACGCATCCGATGATTCGAGTAGTTCTGGTAGCATGTGGTCATTAAATGGAGAATGTTCTCTGTTAGATGAAGGCCTTGAATATTATTCTGTTAGTCATGGCCACATAGATTCCGATGAATCCGGAGAAATTGCCTGTGGTCGTAGGCAGCGTACAGCTGTTGACTACAGGAAACTTTATGAT GAGATGTTTGGGAAGGATGCTCAATATGAACAAGTGAGTGAAGACGAAGACTGGGGTCCAGGAAAAAGACCACGAACAGAAAAGGAGTCTGATGCTGTTAATACTCTTATGACTCTGCATGAGATTGAAAATACACATCCGAATAATGAAAATAAACATCCGAATAATGAGAACAATTTTAGAATACGAGGGAACTCTTCCGGCATAAAAAGACCTTGCTTCAGGATTCCACATGATGCAGTTGAG AAGCTTCGCCAAGTTTTTGCAGAGAATGAGCTTCCTCCGAAATCCGTGAAGGATGCCCTTTCGAAAGAGTTGGGACTCGACGGTGCAAAG GTTAACAAATGGTTCAAAAATGCACGATACACGGCACTTAAAACTCGAAAG TATCGAGAAGGAGGAAAACAGATACAGAGTTTCACTTCTAAGACCTCAAAGGATTGTACATCACAACAGGTACAGGAAGATGGAATTTTGAAACCGAAGGTCAAGAAAATTACCGTGATTCGTTCCGTTAAGAAGTGTGAAAATGTTACTGGCAAAGAGAAAACAAAGGCATCTAGCAGTCTTTTGAAGAAAAAGAAACCAGAAATACCTCCACCCTCGAGAGAAAATGGCAACAAG GATTCGGTGGAGGACAATGGCGATGTAAGCTTGATGGAACTattgaaagaaaggaaaaagaaGGTAACTTTTGCATTTGAAGGAGACACTGAGGAAGCAGAGTTGGAGCTTGAAAGACTGACCAAATTGAAGATGAAAGTAGATAGATTGAAGCAAAGATTAACTCAAGTTCAAAAATACAGATCAAAGGGTTCAGAAGATGAAGTTTGTTTGAATGAGCCATCTATTATTTATGTGCCTGTAGCTGAGTTAAGGGAAAAGGTTAAATAG